Proteins from a single region of Oncorhynchus tshawytscha isolate Ot180627B linkage group LG03, Otsh_v2.0, whole genome shotgun sequence:
- the zgc:92313 gene encoding serine protease 33, protein MIPNSDFYVRLLWCFTGVMVCHAQEECGQPPMGNRIVGGVDASMGAWPWQVDIQTAKDGHICGGTIITKDWVLSAAHCFPNPFDVSGYTLYVGRHRLNSWNPNEISYLVERVVIPSGYSDPSLGQDMALVQLQRPIVWSAYVHPVCLPDAGTLFPGDLPCYITGWGNIRDGVPLSGVGTLQQVQVPIISSSSCQMMYDLNPSEKVDIRSDMVCAGYQEGGKDSCQGDSGGPLVCQMVNGTWVQAGVVSFGLGCAHANNPGVYAKVSTFSSFIQSNIPEISLYGRAGPNWTSSLTVLASSLATLLMGQLLR, encoded by the exons GTGTCATGGTTTGTCATGCTCAGGAAGAGTGTGGTCAACCACCCATGGGAAACAGGATTGTGGGTGGAGTAGATGCATCAATGGGGGCATGGCCGTGGCAAGTGGATATTCAG ACAGCGAAGGATGGCCATATCTGTGGAGGCACCATCATCACTAAGGACTGGGTGCTGTCTGCTGCCCACTGCTTCCCAAA tccgTTCGACGTGTCGGGCTACACCCTCTATGTTGGCCGTCACCGGCTCAACAGCTGGAACCCTAACGAGATATCATACCTCGTGGAGCGCGTCGTGATCCCGTCCGGCTACTCGGACCCAAGTTTGGGACAGGACATGGCCTTGGTGCAGCTGCAGAGACCCATCGTCTGGTCGGCGTATGTCCATCCTGTTTGTCTTCCTGACGCCGGGACACTGTTCCCCGGGGACCTTCCCTGCTACATCACAGGCTGGGGAAACATCCGCGACGGGG TCCCTCTGAGTGGAGTGGGAACACTGCAGCAAGTGCAGGTGCCAATCATCTCGTCGTCTTCCTGTCAGATGATGTATGACCTTAACCCATCGGAGAAAGTGGACATCCGTTCTGACATGGTGTGTGCCGGTTATCAAGAGGGGGGCAAGGACTCCTGTCAG GGGGACTCTGGAGGACCCCTGGTCTGCCAGATGGTAAACGGAACCTGGGTGCAGGCTGGGGTGGTGAGTTTTGGCCTGGGCTGTGCCCATGCCAACAACCCCGGCGTCTACGCCAAGGTGTCCACCTTCTCCAGCTTCATCCAAAGCAACATACCAGAGATCAGTCTGTATGGCCGGGCCGGTCCCAACTGGACCAGCTCCCTGACAGTGCTGGCTAGCTCCCTGGCCACTTTACTGATGGGCCAGCTGCTAAGATAG
- the mapk7 gene encoding mitogen-activated protein kinase 7, with protein MSSKEGRKGETAESGAMATQSSMAVNNGRDNNHKNHDEVGRLHLEPSNETGSTADTSTAAKNLALLKAHSLDVNFEVGEEYDVIETIGTGAYGVVSSARRRDNGQQVAIKKIPNAFEVVQNAKRTLRELKILKHFKHDNIIAIKDILQPSLPHFKSVYVVLDLMESDLHQIIHSRQPLTPEHTRYFLYQLLRGLKYVHSANVIHRDLKPSNLLVNENCELKIGDFGMARGLSSHPEESHSFMTEYVATRWYRAPELMLSLHHYSLAIDLWSVGCIFAEMLGRKQLFPGKHYVHQLQLILSVLGTPPEGVIGAIGADRVRSYVRSLPSHAPVPLAKLYPQAEPAALDLLATMLRFDPRERIDVSQALEHSYLSKYHDQDDEPICVPAFDFEFDKAPMSREQIKEAILVEIQDFHRRKQNNRQRIQFRPLQRQGGGGDQRSAQTSTVNLTNNSLASMSRPTQVSPMQPQPVSKSQANQHHITTGGSQTFANQLPSFSKHAPPLLEVTPSQRLTHTLPPLTQAESCQDVDMPSANSDSGQPEIIDLITPVSSQGTSPSEALRESSKVEELVPTSQGGPLTQVTQSQPMSQGQAASSVSSTLAHDTMAPLPNSVPSLMLSQAQAQSLSQSLTQSLSKGARGTAGAGEGTRKDGAISEDTKAALKEALRKSALRNKARDGGPTALSMDTGGTGLTCSLTSSLSLPELRRPVTAQERQREREEKRRRRQERAKERERKMKEKERREGDSLGGVLLSDNDKSLLERWKRMMDSRADKSQNPDVDTAKTKGCKVSSHLSGNLSENTQAAMAVNHTKSDKEAGEIQTHKQTVPQIDPNLSGMFQPLNTQGSLPFSLGQTKGEEMGRVAVSRGMDMVDGASCGLAKNNALKPTQGEYEGPRIFNCLGNWAVQQVGAGTSQQQQLPLNRSPQACQTSFPQPHPVGTFLTKAPALPSSETNGNMRTGSGQNNINSHPNSVTSGAGPMEKLCSALREKPGSHTQSPLCGALGAPSLPHPSLGFTDTGQPVHAVAPDIHTVTLQLSKSQVEDVLPPVFSVTPKGSGAGYGVGFDLDDLFNQSLTDLQHADLRDSYNDSGPLSASLLSDWLEVHRMTPADLESLQQELQLGSPMILSDSIPSDT; from the exons ATGTCATCCAAGGAGGGGAGAAAAGGCGAAACTGCTGAATCCGGGGCTATGGCAacacagagttcaatggctgtcaACAATGGCAGGGACAACAACCACAAGAACCATGATGAAGTAGGGAGGTTGCACTTGGAACCAAGCAACGAAACAGGCAGTACGGCAGACACCAGCACAGCAGCCAAGAACTTGGCTTTGCTCAAAGCCCACTCCCTGGATGTGAATTTTGAGGTTGGTGAGGAGTATGACGTCATAGAGACCATCGGCACAGGGGCCTATGGAGTCGTTTCCTCCGCCAGGAGGCGGGACAATG GTCAACAAGTGGCAATTAAGAAGATTCCCAATGCCTTCGAGGTGGTGCAAAACGCCAAGCGTACATTACGAGAGCTGAAGATTCTCAAGCATTTCAAACATGACAACATTATCGCCATCAAAGACATCCTCCAGCCTAGCCTCCCTCACTTCAAGTCTGT GTATGTGGTTCTGGACCTGATGGAGAGTGATCTCCACCAGATCATCCACTCCCGGCAGCCGCTGACTCCAGAGCACACACGCTACTTCCTGTACCAGCTCCTCCGCGGTCTCAAGTACGTGCACTCGGCCAATGTCATCCACCGTGACCTCAAGCCCTCCAACCTGCTGGTCAACGAGAACTGCGAGCTGAAGATCGGGGACTTTGGCATGGCCCGGGGCCTTAGCTCACACCCCGAGGAGTCCCACTCCTTCATGACTGAGTACGTGGCCACGCGCTGGTACCGCGCCCCTGAACTAATGCTCTCGCTGCACCACTACAGCCTGGCCATCGACCTGTGGTCCGTGGGCTGCATCTTTGCCGAGATGCTGGGCCGCAAGCAGCTGTTTCCCGGGAAGCACTATGTCCACCAGCTGCAGCTTATCCTGTCCGTGTTGGGCACACCACCAGAGGGCGTGATCGGGGCCATTGGGGCTGATCGGGTGCGCTCGTATGTGCGGAGCCTGCCGTCGCACGCACCCGTACCCTTGGCCAAGTTGTACCCGCAGGCCGAGCCTGCTGCCCTGGACCTGCTGGCCACCATGCTGCGCTTCGATCCTCGCGAGCGGATTGATGTGAGCCAGGCACTAGAGCACTCCTACCTGTCCAAGTACCACGACCAGGACGATGAGCCCATCTGCGTGCCTGCCTTCGACTTTGAGTTCGACAAGGCGCCCATGAGCCGGGAGCAGATCAAAGAGGCCATCCTGGTGGAGATCCAGGACTTCCACCGGCGGAAGCAGAACAACCGGCAGAGGATCCAGTTCAGGCCCTTACAGAggcagggtggtggtggtgaccaACGGTCTGCTCAAACCTCCACCGTCAACCTGACCAATAACTCATTGGCTTCCATGTCACGACCGACACAGGTATCGCCGATGCAGCCGCAACCAGTGTCAAAGAGTCAAGCCAATCAGCATCATATAACGACAGGAGGGAGCCAAACTTTCGCCAATCAGCTGCCATCCTTTAGTAAACATGCCCCGCCCCTTTTAGAGGTGACCCCATCCCAACGTCTGACCCACACGTTGCCTCCCCTGACCCAGGCAGAGAGTTGCCAGGACGTGGACATGCCCAGCGCCAACTCGGACAGCGGGCAGCCTGAGATCATAGACCTGATCACGCCAGTCTCTTCCCAGGGCACCTCACCATCTGAAGCTCTGAGAGAAAGCTCGAAGGTGGAGGAGCTAGTACCCACCAGCCAGGGGGGACCTCTGACCCAAGTCACCCAGAGTCAGCCAATGTCTCAGGGCCAGGCTGCGTCTTCCGTGTCCTCCACTTTAGCACACGACACCATGGCCCCTCTGCCCAACTCTGTGCCTTCTCTCATGCTCTCCCAGGCCCAAGCTCAGTCGCTTTCGCAGTCCCTCACTCAGTCATTGTCCAAGGGGGCGAGGGGAACAGCGGGGGCAGGGGAAGGGACCAGGAAAGATGGAGCCATTTCGGAGGACACCAAAGCAGCGCTCAAGGAGGCCTTGCGAAAGTCGGCTCTCAGAAACAAAGCCAGAG ATGGAGGTCCAACAGCGCTGAGTATGGATACAGGTGGAACAGGTCTGACATGCTCCctaacctcctccctctctcttccggAGCTACGGCGGCCCGTCACAGCCCAGGAGCGccaaagagaaagggaggagaagaggcggAGGAGGCAGGAGCGAGCTAAGGAGCGGGAGAGGAAgatgaaagagaaggagagaagagaaggggactCATTGGGTGGGGTTCTCCTGAGCGACAATGACAAGAGCCTATTGGAACGCTGGAAGAGGATGATGGACAGCCGTGCAGACAAATCACAGAACCCCGATGTTGACACAGCCAAAACTAAGGGCTGCAAAGTGAGTTCCCACCTCAGCGGGAATTTGAGCGAAAACACCCAGGCGGCAATGGCTGTTAACCACACGAAATCGGATAAGGAAGCAGGGGAGATTCAGACTCACAAACAGACGGTACCCCAAATAGATCCCAATCTGTCAGGGATGTTCCAGCCACTAAATACCCAGGGCTCACTGCCTTTCTCTCTGGGCCAGacaaagggagaggagatggggcgTGTGGCTGTGAGTAGAGGGATGGACATGGTGGATGGAGCCTCCTGTGGCTTAGCTAAAAACAATGCGCTAAAACCGACGCAGGGTGAGTACGAAGGGCCAAGGATCTTCAACTGTCTGGGGAATTGGGCTGTGCAGCAGGTAGGGGCCGGGACTTCCCAGCAACAGCAGCTACCCCTTAACAGATCACCCCAAGCCTGCCAGACAAGCTTCCCTCAGCCGCACCCCGTGGGGACTTTCTTGACGAAAGCCCCAGCACTACCATCGAGCGAAACCAATGGCAACATGAGAACAGGGAGTGGTCAGAACAACATCAACTCTCACCCTAACTCAGTCACTAGTGGGGCCGGACCCATGGAGAAGCTGTGCTCGGCACTGAGAGAGAAGCCCGGGTCCCACACGCAGAGCCCTCTCTGCGGGGCCTTAGGGGCCCCGTCCCTTCCTCATCCCAGCTTAGGGTTCACAGACACCGGACAGCCGGTGCACGCTGTGGCCCCTGACATCCACACGGTCACACTGCAGCTCTCAAAGTCACAG GTGGAAGATGTGCTGCCTCCGGTGTTCTCTGTCACCCCTAAGGGCAGTGGGGCAGGATACGGAGTGGGCTTTGACCTGGATGACCTCTTCAACCAGTCCCTCACTGACCTCCAGCACGCAGACCTCAGAGACAG TTACAATGACTCAGGCCCCCTCTCGGCCTCCCtgctttctgattggctggaggTGCACCGCATGACTCCGGCTGACCTGGAATCGCTACAGCAGGAACTACAGCTAGGATCTCCCATGATCCTCTCTGACTCCATCCCCTCTGACACCTGA